ttaattaatgataaaaagctacatttatcaaataattttttatgcaGTATTACCTAGGATGACGGCGACATAACGACTATCCCTTAAAAGGTCAAGATCCATATGCTGTGTTATTTTTCCCAAAATCGACTTCTTCTCTCGTTTGCTATTTTCACTATTCACATTTTCTGATAAATTCTGCTCAAAATTGCTCGTATTTTGTTCCAATTGTTCTTCCAATAATTTAAGGTTAGCACCGTCGTTTTTGACATCAGTTacgttttcaatttttaatcttttgaTTTCTTTCGGTATACCGTTTTCATTGCTCTCTGCGGAAGATGCCGTGATGTCATTGTCCTTTGTTATACTTGTAATCTATTACAAATTAAACTTGACCGTGAACGTTAATCATTGTTATCTCTATGTAATAAGAAGACAGTGAACAATAAAGGATGTATTATGGCTATATTTAAGCAAACAGATGTTTATGCAACTATTATACGAAAAGTAGTAAAGTACTGATTATAATGTGTATTTATTGtgtgcaataaatatttatataaattacatttttataattatgtacataaaaataGGACTTACATAAACATTCATAGTTTAATAATTACTAGCAATCATAATCAATGAATTATATCTGATAAtcatgaataataaaatattctcgtAAACACGATCAAAATTATAAAGTtccaatttaaatatattatgcatataAAAGTGTTTGCAGAAAGATATATACTTAAACGAAAACCAACCCTTTTTCTCTGCCTATATGGCTACTATTAAAtagattttgttaaaaataagaattttagatttcaattatacataaagataaaattttacACAGCTAGATTAAAATACTATTCTGTACTTATTCTCCAgtattttcgtaaaatattttttatagaattatttgTCTATCAATATATTATTGTTACGTATTACTTAACTTATTAGTTTGTAAAAACACGTGTACATGATTATTATTTACACAACTGTTGGACGTACGAAATTAGTGCATAAAGTCATAAATACCATTTGTAACTTTACAAATAATTCATGTTTATTCGTCTGACCGCAGAGATTAGgcttttaatttattgtattaaaattGCTATGAACGCAGTATTCCTGTTTCATAATTTAATTGTATAAAGAAGTAGAAAAGATTTATACAAAACGTATATAgaaacgtatatgtatatgttaataaaatgataattcaATGATGTatcgtgtatttaattttatttcctatttgTTTTGTATATTTACTGTCATTTTTTCGGCCCtcttagaaaaaaaatattcagtgtacgtatataataatatgaagtCCCAATaaaatcaaatgaaattttgtatcaATCGCAACTAAATAATGATAATGCATACATAATGACCGATAAAAAGGAGGAAACATTTTGAGATAATCATTTTCAGACGTAATATTTGCATGTCAGATGTCATTCctaaatttatatacaaagtTCATATCAAGCGTTTTATTAATGTTTTTGAATAATCTAATTCAACTATATATTAAGCTGCTTTTTGTCAAAGAAGTACACTAAAAAATAAGTTTAAAGGAAGTGAATAGtcgatataaatttcaattaattgtgAAAGGCGAATTACTATAATTGCTAAGAAATTACAATCTAGTTTCAAGTACTAAATATATCGTTCAATGTCCTCTTAACACATACACATTATCCTTCTAATACGCTTATTAAACTCACTTCTCTTTCCTTAAATGGTTTCAATAGCGCTGCCCCGATCAATGAATGCATCGCTATACCTGCGATGATCAAAAGAGTCCCAGTGGTAGCataattttccaataattttgcTATTAGAAGTGGCATCAAAATAGGCCCAAGGCCAGTTAAAGTTACTGACAATCCCATAGCCACATTTCGTTTTTTCCGAAAATAAGTGTTCATCGCGAGATTCGTGGCTGGAAACATGATACCATGACCGATACCTATAAATTACGACTTAATATCAATGTTTATGTTTCTCGGTAGAAGCTTTTAGCTTAAtaaaataacgtttaacatctacaaaaatgttaatCTTTTCACATTCAATATTGCGTATATGCAACATTGTACTTTAACTAAACTCAAActgaaaggaaatatatattgGTATATACTTCTTTcggtaaaattaatttcaaattttactacaAATGTATCTTCTTTAAGAAACAATCCGAAAGTGTTTTTCTATCAGTCATCATTAATTTCTCTCACAAGTTAATGGAAAGACAAATGATTTTTTGTTTCAAAGACCTAATTTAGTTGTGTTAGAGAGATGATTATGTTAGAGCCCATTGCAACAGTATTTCAATTTAAGTACTCTTCAAGATGTATTTATTGTGTAGATATTTCTTATCTATTACTACTATCTCTGACTACTTATTATCTAACAAATTCACCATCATATTGATTTTCacaaaattttgatattaattatgTACATAGTGTCTATTCTTTGCAAACATATAATACGAGagaaatatgttattttaatctactttcattttcatttctcacacataacgttataagtatagAGGCAAGTACATCACGAGAATAATGTGCtgttttatgaatattaaaaaaaaaagcaaacatCCGGTAGAGATTACTCACCGACGATAATACAATAAGTGATAATAATGGCGGGGAGAGAGACTGCGAACGCAGTCGCACAAATTCCAGTGGCAACAGTAATACCACCAAGAAAGGCAACTTTTCGAAACGTGAATTTCTTCATCATTGGACCGCTTATCAGACCTAGACTGCTTGTAATGGTACCATTCAAATGAACAATTAACGATGTCTGTGTGGCGGTTATATCAAGTAAAAAGAAACGTTCCCTAAAGATTAGACCGAAGCTTTGCTGTATTGGAAGTATCGCCAGCTATAACATATTCATTTTTAGCGAGTAGTTAGAAATGTATCCGTGGTCCCACATACATATGTAGTAAAATAAAATCGTTTCAAgccatttaaaattattttatgatataacaGTATAATCTTTACATTAAATGCAAAAATCTGTTAATTTAGTAGGTTTTTATAACAACTGTTGCACGTGTTTGATAAATATGGACTAGATTCGGTTTTGCCAATATCTCAGTTTAATAAATGTTCATGCTTGACACTTAGATATTGTCTAACAATTTAATTTGtgcgtataatttatttaatatcaaattaaatattgataaatacatttatattctCTCGCATTAATAACATGATTTAGTGTGATACAGTATAAAGAAAAGGAGGATAAGCTGAGTTGTACAGTACAGACAATAAATTGACTAattgaataattgaataatttgagGCTTATCCACCTCATAcatcataaatttattttagttttatattttagtaatgttatattttaGTTGAGTCTATATTTGAGCTTGTAACAGAATATGTTATTTGGAGTGTTTATGAATAATATAGTTGAACATAGTCCAAACCAAACATAAATTTTTCTACATATAACTATATTGTTTACAattatcaacaattaacaatcaaatattattttaatttaattaaattttatttaattataaaagctatttcatttatttaaggAATATCACCGTAAATCATGCATTTTTCATAGATGTatcgatattttatgtattacaatttttgagggaaaataatcataaataatttatgaatcTACTTCacagaatatttatataatgtattttatgCTGTATTTCTActttatgttatatagatatttttatacaatacaatatGTACAATACTTCCATATTAATCCTCGCTGTTGATATCTACTATACAAATAAACACACAAGAGAAAGGAAGTGACGAAACAATTGCTTTTAGTGTAATCTTTCAAGTCTGTCAAGTTTATTTTCCATACAAGGTCTTAGTTTTCGAtttatacagaaaaatattctgCTGCCCGGCCTTAGTTTTCAAATTCAGTTCTGGATTGAGTTAGTATTATAATACAAATCGGCTATTTGACGACACAGCGGGGCGGCTGAGCGCAGTGAATTCCCTTATTGGCATTTATATAAACAACGCTGGCTGATCGCTTCATGGCGCGCTGCAACAGCGCGGCAACCGGATTAGTCACTACTATATCAACTTACTAACTCAATCTAGTTTGAAAACTAACTAAAACGTCAAACGGTgggatatttttgcatatagGTCGAAAATTACGGTCGACCACCGGTTATATGTATAAGAAAAAAGTTGTTCAATAAATCGAGCTTTGtaacatatattaaaaaataattgattcttgacaaaatggtaatattttttaaatttccacgGTTTCCAGGTAAAACTACTAGTGTCGTTATACTTCCAATTCACTGACATCTTTCTTATAATTATCATCATCTTGCATAGAATGAAATGTAACCGTAAATGTAGATACGTTGGTActgtataatttcaaaatcaatGATATTATTACATAGGATAAACCGTAAAATCGTTTCATTTCAGttttacattttgaaaattaaacaaaaacacATGCGTATGGAATATGTCTCATAgtaagtacatatgtatgtatctgGTAAATCAATTCAGAGCACGCGATGTCTGTATGCCTATATCTTGTATAGGAGACTGGAAAACAGAAAACTAACTGGGGAAACTCACATTAATGATTGTCACGGCGGCGACGATTATCCACGCCCAACCTCTATCAGCTTCACCACGTGACATTTTATCGATTATCATCGAGATACTGCTTCCACTTTCACGTTACGATTCCTATAGGGATGACAAGCGTGCGGCGTCGATCCTTTGTTTCTTTCGTGCCTTGGAGTCGATCGCAGACTGCAAACTTAACGTGTCGGCCAAATACAAGACGGATTGGGTAAATGATAAGATACGCGCTAGCTTGGATAAGTATTAGACGTCTACCTCTACACAGAGACATGTGTATATACCAACTGTTTACAGTTCCATAACTTCCATAACCACAGAAAAATCGAACCGTACCGCTGTTTGAACAGTCAGTGATGCTCGGTTCTGCATTCGTAATTACGTGTtcataatttctaattaaaaatgtttttagaAGAGTCAGTCTGCATCTGTTTAATCGATATCTTAATTGTTCAAAttggtaaaatatataaattatttctagaTATAATTGTGAAATTACGTTTCGATAACAAGGcagttataaatttaattaatcctattattattctaaattaaaaaatttactttcCTTATTGAAGAAACCTTTCTGTTATTTGGTTACAGCAAAAGATGTAAGGAACTCTTTATTAAGGAATTTATTTGATGAAAGCAgatataaatacatttaaatGTATGCACTTATAAAATCCAcatacaattagcataaaaagtattcgtacagtaatttatttcaacaaaaaatattgtagaacatcgttaagaaaattgtaataaataaatgatatctACATATCCTTACGAATCTGCAGAATAATTTTCACGAAAGAAAAGATGGGATATCTATATTCTTtgtgaaaatattaacaaatatttaaaaaatagtagaAATATATGCGTAATAAATGAGTCTTATTAGTCTTTCCCATTAAACCGTAACTGTAAGAATACTTATTCCGCATTATTGTTTGccattttttagatatttgttaatattttcacaAAGAATATAGATATCCCATCTTTTCTTTCATGAAAATTATTCTGCAGATTCGTAAGGATATGTAGACGTTCtttattcgttaaaatttttttaacgattGTTTTTTATACTCCTAAGTTATTTTAACGATTGAAATTTGTTGAATTTCATTactgtacgaatactttttacCGTGATTGTACGTGTTTTAATCTTTcacataatttaaaataatttactttatctCTCATGTAACTTACTTTTCGTATTTATAACTCTAAAACAGGAAAAAACAGCATTCAAGGacgaaatttatattatttcaaacgATGAATAAAGTATGTATATTTGTACAAAGTGATACACATTGATTCATGCACACGCAAAAATAATGACTATCTCTGGATCGATTCCGTTTTgatcttttaaaatttactaAATGAAAACTGTATAGACACCTTTTCAGATTAATcggattttatttaaaatgtaacCAAAATAGAGATCGAATATAATAACGATAAGTATCTTAAATACTTTACATATCATACATAATCTGTAATCTGTGATGAAGCTCAGATTAATGTACGTTCCCCTATAcgatataatatcaaatattaaatattattgaggAAAATATGTCTgttttaatattgtattttcttgtaatcaagaaaataataaaacactaagtctataaattattataatgttCAACCtatgttattttcttataatGCGTACTTTATATACCGAGcactaatatatttaaattaatgttttaaatttatttcttttgatttatgtaatttatatttatttaaatacgttATAGGATTGGATAaccaaaaattatttataataataaacaaatatttttgttgcaTTTCATGCTTACTAAAAttcattttgataaaattttatctgTCAGAAAATCAaattactctttttttttttttttgaagaacAATATCAAACAATGTATCTGTTTGAGGAACAgtatattatatactttatcTTTTACTTATCTTTAAGTTTGGCTCCAACGTTCTGTttgatattcataaaatattgttttcttgATTACAGACAGAATACTTCGTACGATACTGTAAAACGTAAGATCTACAAATTATAGTAGATAACAGAATAACGGAAAAGTTTGTGagaagttatatttatattttagaacACTTCAGATGTATGGTTCTTCTTAACATTA
This DNA window, taken from Bombus terrestris chromosome 3, iyBomTerr1.2, whole genome shotgun sequence, encodes the following:
- the LOC105667175 gene encoding monocarboxylate transporter 9 isoform X2; the protein is MIIDKMSRGEADRGWAWIIVAAVTIINLAILPIQQSFGLIFRERFFLLDITATQTSLIVHLNGTITSSLGLISGPMMKKFTFRKVAFLGGITVATGICATAFAVSLPAIIITYCIIVGIGHGIMFPATNLAMNTYFRKKRNVAMGLSVTLTGLGPILMPLLIAKLLENYATTGTLLIIAGIAMHSLIGAALLKPFKEREITSITKDNDITASSAESNENGIPKEIKRLKIENVTDVKNDGANLKLLEEQLEQNTSNFEQNLSENVNSENSKREKKSILGKITQHMDLDLLRDSRYVAVILGMGVSLVAETNFNMMIPFVLTELSGLERDSIATVMSIQAVSDITGRLCIPLLAHKAGWTSRNLYVLSLIGSTIGRTSTYSNVKYSKMRNRLLHGNEYTICWYYQRGAVRTLW
- the LOC105667175 gene encoding monocarboxylate transporter 9 isoform X1; this encodes MIIDKMSRGEADRGWAWIIVAAVTIINLAILPIQQSFGLIFRERFFLLDITATQTSLIVHLNGTITSSLGLISGPMMKKFTFRKVAFLGGITVATGICATAFAVSLPAIIITYCIIVGIGHGIMFPATNLAMNTYFRKKRNVAMGLSVTLTGLGPILMPLLIAKLLENYATTGTLLIIAGIAMHSLIGAALLKPFKEREITSITKDNDITASSAESNENGIPKEIKRLKIENVTDVKNDGANLKLLEEQLEQNTSNFEQNLSENVNSENSKREKKSILGKITQHMDLDLLRDSRYVAVILGMGVSLVAETNFNMMIPFVLTELSGLERDSIATVMSIQAVSDITGRLCIPLLAHKAGWTSRNLYVLSLIGSTIGRTILSTWGSTYIVVIGVTLIIGIAKGTKAVFQTLIIPDYVSLDRLPAAYGMQMVCNGILSIAIGPLIGLVHDQMMSYVGALHFTSFLSLSCVVLWYMGGLWTFNKSIKKHGAKEEMSQIQENCPECNV